A stretch of Salvia hispanica cultivar TCC Black 2014 unplaced genomic scaffold, UniMelb_Shisp_WGS_1.0 HiC_scaffold_1046, whole genome shotgun sequence DNA encodes these proteins:
- the LOC125197872 gene encoding BOI-related E3 ubiquitin-protein ligase 1-like, giving the protein MDFDAQHFPLVWFHPQQLPDLDVASEIHNQNAEIDHFLHLQSSRLRIAIMEEEARQREIAMQRYEARANALLLHKDQQIAAARGRTIELQRFLKSAEMEAAAWERAARERESAAAELTKQLMEATSFCFSSSSSTSAKVVGIKNCKVCHGGEASVVLFPCRHICCCRSCEPLLDHCPLCQTLKEATLQVFI; this is encoded by the exons ATGGATTTCGATGCTCAACATTTCCCCCTTGTTTGGTTTCACCCACAACAACTTCCAGATCTAGACGTTGCTTCCGAGATCCACAATCAGAATGCGGAGATCGATCATTTCCTCCACCTCCAG AGCAGCAGGCTGCGAATAGCAATCATGGAAGAGGAGGCGCGGCAGAGAGAGATAGCAATGCAGCGATACGAAGCCAGAGCCAACGCTCTCCTCCTCCACAAAGACCAGCAGATCGCCGCCGCAAGAGGCAGAACGATCGAGCTCCAGCGCTTCCTAAAATCGGCGGAGATGGAAGCCGCAGCGTGGGAGAGAGCGGCAAGAGAGAGGGAATCCGCTGCGGCGGAGCTCACCAAACAGCTCATGGAAGCGACGTCGTTTTGCTTCTCGTCATCATCATCCACGTCAGCAAAGGTAGTGGGCATCAAAAATTGCAAAGTGTGCCACGGTGGAGAGGCGAGCGTCGTTTTGTTTCCCTGCAGACACATTTGCTGCTGCAGATCTTGTGAGCCGCTTTTGGACCACTGCCCACTCTGCCAAACACTCAAGGAGGCTACTTTgcaagtttttatttaa